From the Labrys wisconsinensis genome, the window AGCGCTTCGGCGAGGGCCAGATCCAGGCGGTCTATGCGCACAACGACGAAATGGCGCTCGGTGCGGTCCAGGTGCTGGAGGGCGCCGGCCGGTTGAAGGACGTGCTCGTCATCGGCATCGACGGCCAGAACAACGCCATCGAAGCGGTCGCCGCAGGAAAGCTCGCTGCAACCTTCACCTATCCCTATGTCGCCCCGGAAGGAATCCAGTACGCCCACAAGATCGCCAGTGGCGAGAGCGTGCCGGAGGTCGTCCTGCTCGATTCCGTCGCCATCACGGCCGATAATGCGAAATCCATGATCGGGAAGGGGTTCTGAGGCTTCGAAGAGCCCGGCCGCGACCCCGCGGCCGGGTTCCCACGCTTTTTCGAGGAGACATGATGGCCAGAGCCGCTTTCGAGCCCCACGGGGTGATCCCTGCCTGCCTGATGCCGTTCGACGAGAATTACGCTGTCGACGAGCAGGCTTATCGCCGTCACCTCAACGATGTCGCGGGCGTGGACGGCGTCGCCGCCATCACCATCAACGGCCACGCCGCCGAGGTCCACGCGCTGACGCTGGAGGAGCAGTACCGGGCCATCACGACAACGCTGGAGGAGCTCGAACGGCACGGTGTCGCCACCGTCGTCGGCGTCCATACCAGCTCGAGCCTGGAGGCGGGGCGGATCGCGGCGAGGGCGCAACGGGAAGGCGCCCATGCCTTGCTGGTGTTCCCGCCCGACGTCATGGTTCTCGGCGGCCATTTGCGGCCGGACATGGCGACTGAGCATCTCAGGCACGTCACCGGCGCCTCGGATCTGCCGATCATCCTGTTTCAATACCCGGTGGCGTCCAATCTCTCCTACCCTCTGGGGACACTGATCGAGCTCTGCCGCCGCTTCCCGACGATCCGGGCGGTCAAGGACCAGATCGGCGACGGCAACCAGCATGAGCGCCAGATCCGCGAGCTGAAGAGCCTCGACCGGCCGGTCCGCACGCTCACCACCCACAGCGCCTGGCTGCTCGCCTCCCTGGCGCTCGGGTGCGACGGCCTGCTTTCAGGTGCCGGCAGCGTCATTGCCGATCTGCAGGTCGCGTTGTTCCGGGCCGTCCGGGCCGGAGACCTGAAGAAGGCGCAGGCGATCAACGAGCGCATCTATCCCACGGTGCGCGCCTTCTACGACCCGCCGCTCGTGGACATGCACAACCGCATGAAGGAGGCGCTGGTGCTCCTGGGCAAGCTCGACCGGGCGGTGGTGCGCCCGCCGCTGATGAAGCCGGACGAGATCGAGATCGCAAAAATCCGCGGCCTGCTCGCGCGAGCCGGCATCACGCCCGACACCGTCTACGGATATGCGGAATGAGCAGCGAAGAGGACTTCTATCTCAAGGCCGGCGACGCTGTGACGCTGGAGCGGGACGTGACCGAGAGCGCGGTGAACGGCTTCGCGGAGATCAGCGGCGACCATTCCCCCAATCACATGGACGAGGGCGGGATGTCGGCGTCGGCCTATCGCGGTCGCATCGCCCACGGCGCCCTGCTGGTCGCCTACATGTCGGCCTGTTCCACCGAAATCGTCGAGCGCATTCCGGACGTCCGGGCCAGCGAAACGCCGGTGTCGCTCGGCTATGACCGCATCCGCTTCATCAAGCCCGTCTATATCGGCGACCGGCTGCGGCTGCATTACAGGGTCCGCGATGTCGATCCGGCGCGGCGGCGCGCCCATTCCGACATCACCATCACCAACCAGGCCGGCGAGACCGTGTGCGTCGGCGAGCACATCCTCAAATGGGTCGCCTGAGATGCGGACTGGCGCCACATTCGACTATGTCGTGATCGGCGGCGGGTCCTCCGGCTGTGCGCTCGCCTCGCGCCTGTCGGACGATCCGACGTGCCGCGTCCTGCTCCTCGAGGCGGGCTCGCGCGACTGGAGCCCCTACATCCACCTGCCGGTCTGCTACTACAAGACGACCAAGGGCCCCTACACCTGGGGCTTCCACCTCGCGTCGCAGGCGCACCAGGACGGTATTGCGCCCGTCTTCACCCAGGCTCGCGTGCTCGGCGGCGGCAGCTCGATCAATGCGCAGGTCTATATCCGCGGCACGGCCGCGGACTATGACGGCTGGGCCGGGATGGGATGCCCCGGCTGGAGCTATCGCGAGGTCCTGCCCTACTTCAAGCGATCCGAAGCCAACGAGCGCCTGGCCGGCGAGTTCCACGGCATCGAAGGTCCGCT encodes:
- a CDS encoding dihydrodipicolinate synthase family protein, which codes for MARAAFEPHGVIPACLMPFDENYAVDEQAYRRHLNDVAGVDGVAAITINGHAAEVHALTLEEQYRAITTTLEELERHGVATVVGVHTSSSLEAGRIAARAQREGAHALLVFPPDVMVLGGHLRPDMATEHLRHVTGASDLPIILFQYPVASNLSYPLGTLIELCRRFPTIRAVKDQIGDGNQHERQIRELKSLDRPVRTLTTHSAWLLASLALGCDGLLSGAGSVIADLQVALFRAVRAGDLKKAQAINERIYPTVRAFYDPPLVDMHNRMKEALVLLGKLDRAVVRPPLMKPDEIEIAKIRGLLARAGITPDTVYGYAE
- a CDS encoding MaoC family dehydratase produces the protein MSSEEDFYLKAGDAVTLERDVTESAVNGFAEISGDHSPNHMDEGGMSASAYRGRIAHGALLVAYMSACSTEIVERIPDVRASETPVSLGYDRIRFIKPVYIGDRLRLHYRVRDVDPARRRAHSDITITNQAGETVCVGEHILKWVA